Proteins encoded together in one Falco peregrinus isolate bFalPer1 chromosome 2, bFalPer1.pri, whole genome shotgun sequence window:
- the RSAD1 gene encoding radical S-adenosyl methionine domain-containing protein 1, mitochondrial isoform X1, which produces MRSPILQGRAPSAPTTSHTGGLSSTSAWDRAGGGARPGTAHRRGHHARDKKEKACELSSSTIAEEPEPVSCVLQGDDIQALAIKMEDLEKLHAPHLPHDAGRTPVRKKYLIRKYRPKETKKVAHFLVAYPAFPKAPREPLTFSGPGLFGDGCKEILPHHILGSLQEFRMEALARGNTQIADFIEVSCPAVTAAALKEEHGGVKKKKVHQNPLAKHKALQNWHHNMAIRKKQERYLGEILQRPENELLMSVSEDYRQIQEERDLIDRSLPALFPGKGYRRGSEFWSQPERIGDEFTGVTMTLTQTERGHPEPVTRVGKPHTVRMETSLKPPKTIPFRLTWDKSLFLKHRQQELKSVLEELDVYKPDLDGLEVIGKGQPFTSVSTEPFPCSTTSEESETLSDPLRDYPDVVPEAVRGPSLEFCGQPARWINCTASCRDEIGIAARLTFETLAGEKAESSLTVSNDGTAAIWYNWMRLPQQIPSRETKGKRMQCFYFDTRPGVILPGETRKFFFLFKSEVAGIFSESWEFRTHPLLLGGALLQVTLWGIAVYEDKLADLREKLESDLAAREGAAIVEESLKELLAHVRTPERTPSPVGACVTEEELFHWKNPELHYQHRVVKQLHELWRQHVTVPSAFEEKVPLGRRSTAEDVQYQESTSEALPAHRSTAKVPGWKKTGEQAQSQMPSMEEEEPGPLEWNLSFGDFKQAIKSIPEEEQREEALTQLNKAALELCVEQRPTQSNILYQTCLQLWRETVDGLVSHSLRLRSLLGLPEKDAYVDVVPGETVEVKQSIKGGKEDRITTRKEERRSFGVKEKEGKKRTTKTAGKEKEEHPSSRKLKVEDEKKLKSPTSWQEVKEGAQPVEAVTTDRVETPQEQVDPLSFGTYQEKLYIEVYGLLDSMVSKMVSLFEELEKKGALKWESEALCN; this is translated from the exons ATGAGGTCTCCAATTTTGCAAGGAAG GGCGCCCTCAGCACCCACAACCTCTCATACTGGCGGGCTGAGCAGTACATCGGCGTGGGACCGG GCTGGAGGAGGTGCTCGCCCTGGGACTGCGCACAGACGAGGGCATCACGCACGAG ACAAGAAGGAAAAGGCATGTGAGCTGTCCTCCTCAACAATTGCAGAAGAGCCTGAGCCTGTTTCGTGTGTTCTGCAAGGAGATGACATCCAGGCGCTTGCAATTAAGATGGAGGACCTGGagaaa CTCCATGCTCCACACCTTCCCCATGATGCTGGAAGAACGCCAGTTAGGAAGAAATACCTCATTCGAAAATACCGACCCAAGGAAACAAAGAAGGTGGCACATTTTCTCGTAGCATATCCTGCTTTCCCAAAGGCACCCAGGGAACCACTGACCTTTTCTG GACCAGGACTGTTCGGTGATGGCTGCAAAGAGATTCTCCCCCATCACATTTTGGGAAGTCTCCAGGAGTTCAGGATGGAAGCCTTGGCCAGGGGAAACACTCAG aTAGCAGATTTTATTGAGGTTTCTTGTCCAGCTGTTACTGCGGCAGCTTTAAAAGAGGAACATGGAggagtgaagaagaaaaaggttcatCAGAACCCACTAGCAAAGCACAAAGCTCTCCAGAACTGGCACCATAATATGGCAATCAGGAAAAAGCAGGAGCGATACCTAGGAG AAATTCTTCAGAGGCCAGAGAATGAATTGCTGATGAGCGTCTCAGAGGATTACAGGCAAATCCAGGAAGAACGTGACCTCATTGACCGGAGTCTCCCTGCCCTGTTTCCTGGAAAG GGCTATCGAAGAGGAAGCGAGTTCTGGAGCCAGCCTGAGCGTATTGGAGATGAATTTACTGGTGTGACAATGACACTGACTCAGACAGAACGTGGCCACCCAGAGCCAGTCACTCGTGTGGGGAAACCCCACACTGTCCGGATGGAAACGA GTCTGAAGCCTCCAAAGACGATCCCTTTCCGTTTAACCTGGGATAAGAGTCTTTTCCTGAAACATCGACAGCAGGAGCTAAAATCTGTCCTAGAGGAGCTAGATGTTTATAAGCCG GATTTGGATGGACTGGAGGTGATCGGTAAAGGGCAGCCTTTCACATCTGTCTCAACAGAGCCTTTCCCATGTTCCACCACTTCTGAAGAGTCTGAGACCCT cagTGATCCCTTGAGGGACTACCCCGACGTGGTTCCAGAAGCAGTACGGGGTCCATCTTTAGAGTTCTGCGGCCAGCCTGCTCGTTGGATCAACTGCACCGCTTCTTGCAGG GATGAAATTGGCATTGCTGCCCGGCTCACCTTTGAGACCCTGGCTGGTGAGAAAGCTGAAAGCTCCCTGACAGTGAGCAATGATGGCACAGCTGCCATCTGGTATAACTGGATGAGGCTTCCCCAGCAGATTCCTTCCAGAGAAACCAAGGGGAAGAGGATGCAGTGCTTTTACTTTGATACCAGACCAG GTGTGATTTTGCCTGGAGAAACTaggaagtttttctttcttttcaagtcaGAGGTAGCAGGCATTTTCAGTGAGTCCTGGGAATTTAGGACACATCCTCTATTATTAGgaggagctctgctgcaggtgaCCCTTTGGGGAATTGCTGTGTATGAGGATAAATTGGCTGACCTCCGAGAGAAACTGGAG AGCGACCTGGCTGCTCGAGAAGGTGCTGCTATAGTAGAAGAGAGTCTGAAGGAACTTCTTGCCCACGTTCGGACCCCAGAGCGCACTCCATCTCCTGTGGGTGCCTGTGTCACAGAGGAAGAGTTGTTCCACTGGAAGAATCCTGAG TTGCATTATCAGCATCGAGTGGTAAAGCAGCTGCACGAACTATGGAGACAGCACGTGACTGTTCCCTCAGCCTTTGAGGAGAAAGTGCCCTTGGGCCGGAGGAGCACTGCAGAGGACGTGCAGTACCAGGAGAGTACCTCCGAGGCTCTCCCTGCTCACCGCAGCACCGCAAAGGTCCCAGGTTGGAAGAAAACGGGAGAGCAGGCTCAGAGTCAAATGCCGagcatggaggaggaggaaccaGGCCCCTTGGAGTGGAACCTTTCCTTTGGGGACTTCAAGCAG GCTATAAAGTCAATCCCTGAGGAGGAGCAGCGAGAAGAAGCACTAACCCAGCTCAATAAGGCAGCGCTGGAGCTGTGTGTTGAACAGAGGCCAACTCAATCCAACATTTTATATCAAACCTG TCTCCAGCTGTGGCGTGAAACAGTTGATGGTCTGGTGAGTCATTCCCTGAGGCTGAGATCCCTGCTTGGCTTGCCTGAGAAGGATGCCTATGTAGATGTTGTTCCAGGGGAAACAG TGGAAGTAAAACAGTCtataaaaggaggaaaggaagacagaataACCActaggaaagaagagagaagatcATTTGGtgttaaggaaaaagaaggcaaaaaaagaacTACAAAGACAGcggggaaagagaaagag GAACATCCAAGCAGCAGAAAGTTAAAAGtagaagatgagaaaaagctgaaatctCCCACTTCATGGCAGGAGGTGAAAGAGGGAGCACAGCCCGTGGAAGCTGTAACTACAGATAGAGTAGAAACTCCTCAGGAGCAGGTGGATCCTCTTTCGTTTGGGACATACCAGGAAAAACTTTATATTGAA GTTTACGGGCTGCTGGATTCAATGGTGAGCAAAATGGTTTCTTTATTTGAGGAACTAGAGAAAAAAGGTGCTCTAAAGTGGGAGAGTGAAGCCCTTTGTAACTAG
- the RSAD1 gene encoding radical S-adenosyl methionine domain-containing protein 1, mitochondrial isoform X2 gives MRSPILQGRAPSAPTTSHTGGLSSTSAWDRAGGGARPGTAHRRGHHARDKKEKACELSSSTIAEEPEPVSCVLQGDDIQALAIKMEDLEKLHAPHLPHDAGRTPVRKKYLIRKYRPKETKKVAHFLVAYPAFPKAPREPLTFSGPGLFGDGCKEILPHHILGSLQEFRMEALARGNTQIADFIEVSCPAVTAAALKEEHGGVKKKKVHQNPLAKHKALQNWHHNMAIRKKQERYLGEILQRPENELLMSVSEDYRQIQEERDLIDRSLPALFPGKGYRRGSEFWSQPERIGDEFTGVTMTLTQTERGHPEPVTRVGKPHTVRMETSLKPPKTIPFRLTWDKSLFLKHRQQELKSVLEELDVYKPDLDGLEVIGKGQPFTSVSTEPFPCSTTSEESETLDPLRDYPDVVPEAVRGPSLEFCGQPARWINCTASCRDEIGIAARLTFETLAGEKAESSLTVSNDGTAAIWYNWMRLPQQIPSRETKGKRMQCFYFDTRPGVILPGETRKFFFLFKSEVAGIFSESWEFRTHPLLLGGALLQVTLWGIAVYEDKLADLREKLESDLAAREGAAIVEESLKELLAHVRTPERTPSPVGACVTEEELFHWKNPELHYQHRVVKQLHELWRQHVTVPSAFEEKVPLGRRSTAEDVQYQESTSEALPAHRSTAKVPGWKKTGEQAQSQMPSMEEEEPGPLEWNLSFGDFKQAIKSIPEEEQREEALTQLNKAALELCVEQRPTQSNILYQTCLQLWRETVDGLVSHSLRLRSLLGLPEKDAYVDVVPGETVEVKQSIKGGKEDRITTRKEERRSFGVKEKEGKKRTTKTAGKEKEEHPSSRKLKVEDEKKLKSPTSWQEVKEGAQPVEAVTTDRVETPQEQVDPLSFGTYQEKLYIEVYGLLDSMVSKMVSLFEELEKKGALKWESEALCN, from the exons ATGAGGTCTCCAATTTTGCAAGGAAG GGCGCCCTCAGCACCCACAACCTCTCATACTGGCGGGCTGAGCAGTACATCGGCGTGGGACCGG GCTGGAGGAGGTGCTCGCCCTGGGACTGCGCACAGACGAGGGCATCACGCACGAG ACAAGAAGGAAAAGGCATGTGAGCTGTCCTCCTCAACAATTGCAGAAGAGCCTGAGCCTGTTTCGTGTGTTCTGCAAGGAGATGACATCCAGGCGCTTGCAATTAAGATGGAGGACCTGGagaaa CTCCATGCTCCACACCTTCCCCATGATGCTGGAAGAACGCCAGTTAGGAAGAAATACCTCATTCGAAAATACCGACCCAAGGAAACAAAGAAGGTGGCACATTTTCTCGTAGCATATCCTGCTTTCCCAAAGGCACCCAGGGAACCACTGACCTTTTCTG GACCAGGACTGTTCGGTGATGGCTGCAAAGAGATTCTCCCCCATCACATTTTGGGAAGTCTCCAGGAGTTCAGGATGGAAGCCTTGGCCAGGGGAAACACTCAG aTAGCAGATTTTATTGAGGTTTCTTGTCCAGCTGTTACTGCGGCAGCTTTAAAAGAGGAACATGGAggagtgaagaagaaaaaggttcatCAGAACCCACTAGCAAAGCACAAAGCTCTCCAGAACTGGCACCATAATATGGCAATCAGGAAAAAGCAGGAGCGATACCTAGGAG AAATTCTTCAGAGGCCAGAGAATGAATTGCTGATGAGCGTCTCAGAGGATTACAGGCAAATCCAGGAAGAACGTGACCTCATTGACCGGAGTCTCCCTGCCCTGTTTCCTGGAAAG GGCTATCGAAGAGGAAGCGAGTTCTGGAGCCAGCCTGAGCGTATTGGAGATGAATTTACTGGTGTGACAATGACACTGACTCAGACAGAACGTGGCCACCCAGAGCCAGTCACTCGTGTGGGGAAACCCCACACTGTCCGGATGGAAACGA GTCTGAAGCCTCCAAAGACGATCCCTTTCCGTTTAACCTGGGATAAGAGTCTTTTCCTGAAACATCGACAGCAGGAGCTAAAATCTGTCCTAGAGGAGCTAGATGTTTATAAGCCG GATTTGGATGGACTGGAGGTGATCGGTAAAGGGCAGCCTTTCACATCTGTCTCAACAGAGCCTTTCCCATGTTCCACCACTTCTGAAGAGTCTGAGACCCT TGATCCCTTGAGGGACTACCCCGACGTGGTTCCAGAAGCAGTACGGGGTCCATCTTTAGAGTTCTGCGGCCAGCCTGCTCGTTGGATCAACTGCACCGCTTCTTGCAGG GATGAAATTGGCATTGCTGCCCGGCTCACCTTTGAGACCCTGGCTGGTGAGAAAGCTGAAAGCTCCCTGACAGTGAGCAATGATGGCACAGCTGCCATCTGGTATAACTGGATGAGGCTTCCCCAGCAGATTCCTTCCAGAGAAACCAAGGGGAAGAGGATGCAGTGCTTTTACTTTGATACCAGACCAG GTGTGATTTTGCCTGGAGAAACTaggaagtttttctttcttttcaagtcaGAGGTAGCAGGCATTTTCAGTGAGTCCTGGGAATTTAGGACACATCCTCTATTATTAGgaggagctctgctgcaggtgaCCCTTTGGGGAATTGCTGTGTATGAGGATAAATTGGCTGACCTCCGAGAGAAACTGGAG AGCGACCTGGCTGCTCGAGAAGGTGCTGCTATAGTAGAAGAGAGTCTGAAGGAACTTCTTGCCCACGTTCGGACCCCAGAGCGCACTCCATCTCCTGTGGGTGCCTGTGTCACAGAGGAAGAGTTGTTCCACTGGAAGAATCCTGAG TTGCATTATCAGCATCGAGTGGTAAAGCAGCTGCACGAACTATGGAGACAGCACGTGACTGTTCCCTCAGCCTTTGAGGAGAAAGTGCCCTTGGGCCGGAGGAGCACTGCAGAGGACGTGCAGTACCAGGAGAGTACCTCCGAGGCTCTCCCTGCTCACCGCAGCACCGCAAAGGTCCCAGGTTGGAAGAAAACGGGAGAGCAGGCTCAGAGTCAAATGCCGagcatggaggaggaggaaccaGGCCCCTTGGAGTGGAACCTTTCCTTTGGGGACTTCAAGCAG GCTATAAAGTCAATCCCTGAGGAGGAGCAGCGAGAAGAAGCACTAACCCAGCTCAATAAGGCAGCGCTGGAGCTGTGTGTTGAACAGAGGCCAACTCAATCCAACATTTTATATCAAACCTG TCTCCAGCTGTGGCGTGAAACAGTTGATGGTCTGGTGAGTCATTCCCTGAGGCTGAGATCCCTGCTTGGCTTGCCTGAGAAGGATGCCTATGTAGATGTTGTTCCAGGGGAAACAG TGGAAGTAAAACAGTCtataaaaggaggaaaggaagacagaataACCActaggaaagaagagagaagatcATTTGGtgttaaggaaaaagaaggcaaaaaaagaacTACAAAGACAGcggggaaagagaaagag GAACATCCAAGCAGCAGAAAGTTAAAAGtagaagatgagaaaaagctgaaatctCCCACTTCATGGCAGGAGGTGAAAGAGGGAGCACAGCCCGTGGAAGCTGTAACTACAGATAGAGTAGAAACTCCTCAGGAGCAGGTGGATCCTCTTTCGTTTGGGACATACCAGGAAAAACTTTATATTGAA GTTTACGGGCTGCTGGATTCAATGGTGAGCAAAATGGTTTCTTTATTTGAGGAACTAGAGAAAAAAGGTGCTCTAAAGTGGGAGAGTGAAGCCCTTTGTAACTAG
- the RSAD1 gene encoding radical S-adenosyl methionine domain-containing protein 1, mitochondrial isoform X3, whose translation MAPGRGAGRRDAAAVLGARRDPRPGSPPDKKEKACELSSSTIAEEPEPVSCVLQGDDIQALAIKMEDLEKLHAPHLPHDAGRTPVRKKYLIRKYRPKETKKVAHFLVAYPAFPKAPREPLTFSGPGLFGDGCKEILPHHILGSLQEFRMEALARGNTQIADFIEVSCPAVTAAALKEEHGGVKKKKVHQNPLAKHKALQNWHHNMAIRKKQERYLGEILQRPENELLMSVSEDYRQIQEERDLIDRSLPALFPGKGYRRGSEFWSQPERIGDEFTGVTMTLTQTERGHPEPVTRVGKPHTVRMETSLKPPKTIPFRLTWDKSLFLKHRQQELKSVLEELDVYKPDLDGLEVIGKGQPFTSVSTEPFPCSTTSEESETLSDPLRDYPDVVPEAVRGPSLEFCGQPARWINCTASCRDEIGIAARLTFETLAGEKAESSLTVSNDGTAAIWYNWMRLPQQIPSRETKGKRMQCFYFDTRPGVILPGETRKFFFLFKSEVAGIFSESWEFRTHPLLLGGALLQVTLWGIAVYEDKLADLREKLESDLAAREGAAIVEESLKELLAHVRTPERTPSPVGACVTEEELFHWKNPELHYQHRVVKQLHELWRQHVTVPSAFEEKVPLGRRSTAEDVQYQESTSEALPAHRSTAKVPGWKKTGEQAQSQMPSMEEEEPGPLEWNLSFGDFKQAIKSIPEEEQREEALTQLNKAALELCVEQRPTQSNILYQTCLQLWRETVDGLVSHSLRLRSLLGLPEKDAYVDVVPGETVEVKQSIKGGKEDRITTRKEERRSFGVKEKEGKKRTTKTAGKEKEEHPSSRKLKVEDEKKLKSPTSWQEVKEGAQPVEAVTTDRVETPQEQVDPLSFGTYQEKLYIEVYGLLDSMVSKMVSLFEELEKKGALKWESEALCN comes from the exons ATGGCGCCCGGGCGCGGAGCCGGCCGGCGGGATGCAGCGGCGGTGCTGGGGGCCCGGCGGGacccccggcccggctccccccCGG ACAAGAAGGAAAAGGCATGTGAGCTGTCCTCCTCAACAATTGCAGAAGAGCCTGAGCCTGTTTCGTGTGTTCTGCAAGGAGATGACATCCAGGCGCTTGCAATTAAGATGGAGGACCTGGagaaa CTCCATGCTCCACACCTTCCCCATGATGCTGGAAGAACGCCAGTTAGGAAGAAATACCTCATTCGAAAATACCGACCCAAGGAAACAAAGAAGGTGGCACATTTTCTCGTAGCATATCCTGCTTTCCCAAAGGCACCCAGGGAACCACTGACCTTTTCTG GACCAGGACTGTTCGGTGATGGCTGCAAAGAGATTCTCCCCCATCACATTTTGGGAAGTCTCCAGGAGTTCAGGATGGAAGCCTTGGCCAGGGGAAACACTCAG aTAGCAGATTTTATTGAGGTTTCTTGTCCAGCTGTTACTGCGGCAGCTTTAAAAGAGGAACATGGAggagtgaagaagaaaaaggttcatCAGAACCCACTAGCAAAGCACAAAGCTCTCCAGAACTGGCACCATAATATGGCAATCAGGAAAAAGCAGGAGCGATACCTAGGAG AAATTCTTCAGAGGCCAGAGAATGAATTGCTGATGAGCGTCTCAGAGGATTACAGGCAAATCCAGGAAGAACGTGACCTCATTGACCGGAGTCTCCCTGCCCTGTTTCCTGGAAAG GGCTATCGAAGAGGAAGCGAGTTCTGGAGCCAGCCTGAGCGTATTGGAGATGAATTTACTGGTGTGACAATGACACTGACTCAGACAGAACGTGGCCACCCAGAGCCAGTCACTCGTGTGGGGAAACCCCACACTGTCCGGATGGAAACGA GTCTGAAGCCTCCAAAGACGATCCCTTTCCGTTTAACCTGGGATAAGAGTCTTTTCCTGAAACATCGACAGCAGGAGCTAAAATCTGTCCTAGAGGAGCTAGATGTTTATAAGCCG GATTTGGATGGACTGGAGGTGATCGGTAAAGGGCAGCCTTTCACATCTGTCTCAACAGAGCCTTTCCCATGTTCCACCACTTCTGAAGAGTCTGAGACCCT cagTGATCCCTTGAGGGACTACCCCGACGTGGTTCCAGAAGCAGTACGGGGTCCATCTTTAGAGTTCTGCGGCCAGCCTGCTCGTTGGATCAACTGCACCGCTTCTTGCAGG GATGAAATTGGCATTGCTGCCCGGCTCACCTTTGAGACCCTGGCTGGTGAGAAAGCTGAAAGCTCCCTGACAGTGAGCAATGATGGCACAGCTGCCATCTGGTATAACTGGATGAGGCTTCCCCAGCAGATTCCTTCCAGAGAAACCAAGGGGAAGAGGATGCAGTGCTTTTACTTTGATACCAGACCAG GTGTGATTTTGCCTGGAGAAACTaggaagtttttctttcttttcaagtcaGAGGTAGCAGGCATTTTCAGTGAGTCCTGGGAATTTAGGACACATCCTCTATTATTAGgaggagctctgctgcaggtgaCCCTTTGGGGAATTGCTGTGTATGAGGATAAATTGGCTGACCTCCGAGAGAAACTGGAG AGCGACCTGGCTGCTCGAGAAGGTGCTGCTATAGTAGAAGAGAGTCTGAAGGAACTTCTTGCCCACGTTCGGACCCCAGAGCGCACTCCATCTCCTGTGGGTGCCTGTGTCACAGAGGAAGAGTTGTTCCACTGGAAGAATCCTGAG TTGCATTATCAGCATCGAGTGGTAAAGCAGCTGCACGAACTATGGAGACAGCACGTGACTGTTCCCTCAGCCTTTGAGGAGAAAGTGCCCTTGGGCCGGAGGAGCACTGCAGAGGACGTGCAGTACCAGGAGAGTACCTCCGAGGCTCTCCCTGCTCACCGCAGCACCGCAAAGGTCCCAGGTTGGAAGAAAACGGGAGAGCAGGCTCAGAGTCAAATGCCGagcatggaggaggaggaaccaGGCCCCTTGGAGTGGAACCTTTCCTTTGGGGACTTCAAGCAG GCTATAAAGTCAATCCCTGAGGAGGAGCAGCGAGAAGAAGCACTAACCCAGCTCAATAAGGCAGCGCTGGAGCTGTGTGTTGAACAGAGGCCAACTCAATCCAACATTTTATATCAAACCTG TCTCCAGCTGTGGCGTGAAACAGTTGATGGTCTGGTGAGTCATTCCCTGAGGCTGAGATCCCTGCTTGGCTTGCCTGAGAAGGATGCCTATGTAGATGTTGTTCCAGGGGAAACAG TGGAAGTAAAACAGTCtataaaaggaggaaaggaagacagaataACCActaggaaagaagagagaagatcATTTGGtgttaaggaaaaagaaggcaaaaaaagaacTACAAAGACAGcggggaaagagaaagag GAACATCCAAGCAGCAGAAAGTTAAAAGtagaagatgagaaaaagctgaaatctCCCACTTCATGGCAGGAGGTGAAAGAGGGAGCACAGCCCGTGGAAGCTGTAACTACAGATAGAGTAGAAACTCCTCAGGAGCAGGTGGATCCTCTTTCGTTTGGGACATACCAGGAAAAACTTTATATTGAA GTTTACGGGCTGCTGGATTCAATGGTGAGCAAAATGGTTTCTTTATTTGAGGAACTAGAGAAAAAAGGTGCTCTAAAGTGGGAGAGTGAAGCCCTTTGTAACTAG
- the RSAD1 gene encoding radical S-adenosyl methionine domain-containing protein 1, mitochondrial isoform X4 — protein sequence MEDLEKLHAPHLPHDAGRTPVRKKYLIRKYRPKETKKVAHFLVAYPAFPKAPREPLTFSGPGLFGDGCKEILPHHILGSLQEFRMEALARGNTQIADFIEVSCPAVTAAALKEEHGGVKKKKVHQNPLAKHKALQNWHHNMAIRKKQERYLGEILQRPENELLMSVSEDYRQIQEERDLIDRSLPALFPGKGYRRGSEFWSQPERIGDEFTGVTMTLTQTERGHPEPVTRVGKPHTVRMETSLKPPKTIPFRLTWDKSLFLKHRQQELKSVLEELDVYKPDLDGLEVIGKGQPFTSVSTEPFPCSTTSEESETLSDPLRDYPDVVPEAVRGPSLEFCGQPARWINCTASCRDEIGIAARLTFETLAGEKAESSLTVSNDGTAAIWYNWMRLPQQIPSRETKGKRMQCFYFDTRPGVILPGETRKFFFLFKSEVAGIFSESWEFRTHPLLLGGALLQVTLWGIAVYEDKLADLREKLESDLAAREGAAIVEESLKELLAHVRTPERTPSPVGACVTEEELFHWKNPELHYQHRVVKQLHELWRQHVTVPSAFEEKVPLGRRSTAEDVQYQESTSEALPAHRSTAKVPGWKKTGEQAQSQMPSMEEEEPGPLEWNLSFGDFKQAIKSIPEEEQREEALTQLNKAALELCVEQRPTQSNILYQTCLQLWRETVDGLVSHSLRLRSLLGLPEKDAYVDVVPGETVEVKQSIKGGKEDRITTRKEERRSFGVKEKEGKKRTTKTAGKEKEEHPSSRKLKVEDEKKLKSPTSWQEVKEGAQPVEAVTTDRVETPQEQVDPLSFGTYQEKLYIEVYGLLDSMVSKMVSLFEELEKKGALKWESEALCN from the exons ATGGAGGACCTGGagaaa CTCCATGCTCCACACCTTCCCCATGATGCTGGAAGAACGCCAGTTAGGAAGAAATACCTCATTCGAAAATACCGACCCAAGGAAACAAAGAAGGTGGCACATTTTCTCGTAGCATATCCTGCTTTCCCAAAGGCACCCAGGGAACCACTGACCTTTTCTG GACCAGGACTGTTCGGTGATGGCTGCAAAGAGATTCTCCCCCATCACATTTTGGGAAGTCTCCAGGAGTTCAGGATGGAAGCCTTGGCCAGGGGAAACACTCAG aTAGCAGATTTTATTGAGGTTTCTTGTCCAGCTGTTACTGCGGCAGCTTTAAAAGAGGAACATGGAggagtgaagaagaaaaaggttcatCAGAACCCACTAGCAAAGCACAAAGCTCTCCAGAACTGGCACCATAATATGGCAATCAGGAAAAAGCAGGAGCGATACCTAGGAG AAATTCTTCAGAGGCCAGAGAATGAATTGCTGATGAGCGTCTCAGAGGATTACAGGCAAATCCAGGAAGAACGTGACCTCATTGACCGGAGTCTCCCTGCCCTGTTTCCTGGAAAG GGCTATCGAAGAGGAAGCGAGTTCTGGAGCCAGCCTGAGCGTATTGGAGATGAATTTACTGGTGTGACAATGACACTGACTCAGACAGAACGTGGCCACCCAGAGCCAGTCACTCGTGTGGGGAAACCCCACACTGTCCGGATGGAAACGA GTCTGAAGCCTCCAAAGACGATCCCTTTCCGTTTAACCTGGGATAAGAGTCTTTTCCTGAAACATCGACAGCAGGAGCTAAAATCTGTCCTAGAGGAGCTAGATGTTTATAAGCCG GATTTGGATGGACTGGAGGTGATCGGTAAAGGGCAGCCTTTCACATCTGTCTCAACAGAGCCTTTCCCATGTTCCACCACTTCTGAAGAGTCTGAGACCCT cagTGATCCCTTGAGGGACTACCCCGACGTGGTTCCAGAAGCAGTACGGGGTCCATCTTTAGAGTTCTGCGGCCAGCCTGCTCGTTGGATCAACTGCACCGCTTCTTGCAGG GATGAAATTGGCATTGCTGCCCGGCTCACCTTTGAGACCCTGGCTGGTGAGAAAGCTGAAAGCTCCCTGACAGTGAGCAATGATGGCACAGCTGCCATCTGGTATAACTGGATGAGGCTTCCCCAGCAGATTCCTTCCAGAGAAACCAAGGGGAAGAGGATGCAGTGCTTTTACTTTGATACCAGACCAG GTGTGATTTTGCCTGGAGAAACTaggaagtttttctttcttttcaagtcaGAGGTAGCAGGCATTTTCAGTGAGTCCTGGGAATTTAGGACACATCCTCTATTATTAGgaggagctctgctgcaggtgaCCCTTTGGGGAATTGCTGTGTATGAGGATAAATTGGCTGACCTCCGAGAGAAACTGGAG AGCGACCTGGCTGCTCGAGAAGGTGCTGCTATAGTAGAAGAGAGTCTGAAGGAACTTCTTGCCCACGTTCGGACCCCAGAGCGCACTCCATCTCCTGTGGGTGCCTGTGTCACAGAGGAAGAGTTGTTCCACTGGAAGAATCCTGAG TTGCATTATCAGCATCGAGTGGTAAAGCAGCTGCACGAACTATGGAGACAGCACGTGACTGTTCCCTCAGCCTTTGAGGAGAAAGTGCCCTTGGGCCGGAGGAGCACTGCAGAGGACGTGCAGTACCAGGAGAGTACCTCCGAGGCTCTCCCTGCTCACCGCAGCACCGCAAAGGTCCCAGGTTGGAAGAAAACGGGAGAGCAGGCTCAGAGTCAAATGCCGagcatggaggaggaggaaccaGGCCCCTTGGAGTGGAACCTTTCCTTTGGGGACTTCAAGCAG GCTATAAAGTCAATCCCTGAGGAGGAGCAGCGAGAAGAAGCACTAACCCAGCTCAATAAGGCAGCGCTGGAGCTGTGTGTTGAACAGAGGCCAACTCAATCCAACATTTTATATCAAACCTG TCTCCAGCTGTGGCGTGAAACAGTTGATGGTCTGGTGAGTCATTCCCTGAGGCTGAGATCCCTGCTTGGCTTGCCTGAGAAGGATGCCTATGTAGATGTTGTTCCAGGGGAAACAG TGGAAGTAAAACAGTCtataaaaggaggaaaggaagacagaataACCActaggaaagaagagagaagatcATTTGGtgttaaggaaaaagaaggcaaaaaaagaacTACAAAGACAGcggggaaagagaaagag GAACATCCAAGCAGCAGAAAGTTAAAAGtagaagatgagaaaaagctgaaatctCCCACTTCATGGCAGGAGGTGAAAGAGGGAGCACAGCCCGTGGAAGCTGTAACTACAGATAGAGTAGAAACTCCTCAGGAGCAGGTGGATCCTCTTTCGTTTGGGACATACCAGGAAAAACTTTATATTGAA GTTTACGGGCTGCTGGATTCAATGGTGAGCAAAATGGTTTCTTTATTTGAGGAACTAGAGAAAAAAGGTGCTCTAAAGTGGGAGAGTGAAGCCCTTTGTAACTAG